One Tenrec ecaudatus isolate mTenEca1 chromosome 12, mTenEca1.hap1, whole genome shotgun sequence DNA segment encodes these proteins:
- the PRSS53 gene encoding serine protease 53 produces the protein MEGRTEAVGMTPLPSTSSTACGQRGPGPPEPQEGSTVPGEWPWQASVRQRGLHVCSGSLVADSWVLTAAHCFEKMAVTELDSWSVVLGSLQREGLSPGAEEVPVVALQLPRAYNHYSQGSDLALLRLARPTAHTPLCLPQPTHHFPFGTSCWATGWNQDTGDAPRTLRNLRLRLISRPTCNCLYNRLHQRPLASPARPGMLCGGAQPGVQGPCQGDSGGPVLCHEPDGHWVQAGIISFASSCAREDTPVLLTDLTVHSTWLQAQAHGAVFPAQSPDTPVTSDEDSCVACGSLRREGPQAGGPSPWPWDAWLKHRGTLACGGALVSEVVVLTAAHCFIGRQGPEEWSVRLGAEPEERGLKQLILHGAYTHQEGGHDVALLLLAQPVTLGPNLRPLCLPYADHHLPDGARGWALGLAHQGGGGRPQQTVPVTLLGPRACSRLHAAPGGDGIPIQPGMVCSSVVGEPPHCEGLSGAPLVLEVRGTWFLAGLHSFGDACQGPRRPAVFTALPAYEDWVSSLDWQVYFAEEPEPEPEPQAGSCLANMSMWVWGLPSKPVFKVLSSIRVGGWSVPPLASPCCGSQGGSTFLIPEGRRPTLPMSLS, from the exons ATGGAAGGGAGGACAGAGGCTGTCGGCATGACCCCGCTcccctccacctcttccacagccTGTGGGCAGCGTGGTCCTGGGCCTCCCGAGCCTCAGGAGGGCAGCACGGTGCCAGGCGAGTGGCCGTGGCAGGCCAGCGTGCGGCAGCGAGGGCTGCACGTCTGCAGCGGCTCCCTGGTGGCAGACAGTTGGGTCCTCACCGCTGCCCACTGCTTTGAAAA gATGGCAGTGACTGAGCTGGACTCGTGGTCAGTTGTCCTGGGCTCTCTGCAGCGGGAGGGCCTGAGCCCAGGGGCAGAGGAGGTGCCCGTGGTTGCGCTGCAGCTGCCCAGGGCCTATAACCACTACAGCCAAGGCTCAGACCTGGCCCTGCTACGGCTTGCCCGGCCCACAGCCCACACCCCCCTCTGCCTGCCTCAGCCCACTCACCACTTCCCCTTCGGGACCTCTTGCTGGGCCACTGGCTGGAACCAAGACACCGGTGATG CTCCCAGGACCCTGCGGAATTTGCGTCTACGTCTCATCAGCCGCCCCACATGTAACTGCCTCTACAATAGGCTGCATCAGCGGCCGCTGGCCAGCCCAGCCCGACCTGGCATGCTGTGTGGGGGTGCCCAGCCTGGGGTGCAGGGGCCCTGTCAG GGGGACTCGGGGGGCCCTGTGCTGTGCCACGAGCCCGATGGGCACTGGGTCCAGGCTGGCATCATCAGTTTCGCATCAAGCTGTGCCCGGGAAGACACGCCAGTGCTGCTGACGGACCTGACTGTGCACAGTACCTGGCTGCAGGCTCAAGCCCACGGGGCTGTCTTCCCAGCTCAGAGCCCAGACACCCCGGTGACCAGTGATGAGGACAGCTGTGTAG CCTGTGGTTCCCTGAGGAGAGAAGGCCCACAGGCGGGCGGCCCCTCCCCATGGCCCTGGGACGCCTGGCTGAAGCACCGAGGGACGCTGGCCTGTGGCGGAGCCCTGGTTTCAGAGGTGGTGGTGCTGACGGCTGCCCACTGCTTCATTGG ACGCCAGGGCCCAGAGGAGTGGAGTGTGAGACTGGGAGCTGAACCGGAGGAGCGTGGACTCAAACAGCTCATTCTGCACGGGGCCTATACCCACCAAGAGGGGGGACACGATGTGGCTCTTCTGTTACTGGCCCAGCCCGTGACCCTGGGTCCCAACCTTCGGCCCCTCTGCCTGCCCTATGCTGACCACCACCTGCCTGATGGGGCACGCGGCTGGGCCCTGGGGCTGGCTCATCAAGGAGGAGGAGGTAG ACCCCAACAGACAGTGCCGGTGACCCTGCTGGGGCCCAGGGCCTGTAGCCGCCTGCATGCAGCCCCTGGGGGCGATGGCATCCCCATTCAGCCAGGGATGGTGTGTAGCAGTGTGGTGGGTGAGCCACCCCACTGTGAG GGCCTGTCTGGGGCACCACTGGTGCTTGAGGTGAGAGGTACGTGGTTCCTGGCTGGGTTACACAGCTTCGGAGATGCCTGTCAGGGCCCCAGGCGCCCTGCTGTCTTCACGGCACTCCCGGCCTACGAGGACTGGGTCAGCAGCTTGGACTGGCAGGTCTACTTCGCCgaggagcctgagcctgagcctgagccccaggCCGGAAGCTGCTTGGCCAACATGAGTATGTGGGTCTGGGGCCTCCCTTCCAAGCCTGTCTTCAAGGTCCTCTCCTCCATCCGGGTTGGCGGCTGGTCTGTCCCACCTCTGGCCTCTCCATGCTGTGGGTCTCAGGGTGGCAGCACCTTCCTCATCCCTGAAGGGAGGAGGCCAACCCTGCCCATGTCCCTGTCTTGA
- the VKORC1 gene encoding vitamin K epoxide reductase complex subunit 1 isoform X1, translated as MGATWRHPGWARLALCLAGLVVSVYALHVKAARARDQNYRALCDVGTAISCSRVFSSRWGKGFGLVEHVLGPDSVLNQSNSLFGCIFYTLQLLLGCVHGRWASRLLVLSSLVSLAGSLYLAWILFFVLYDFCIVCITSYAINVGLTVLSFRGAQRAPGKVKGQ; from the exons ATGGGCGCTACCTGGCGGCACCCTGGCTGGGCGCGGCTCGCGCTCTGCCTCGCGGGCCTCGTGGTGTCCGTCTACGCGCTGCACGTGAAGGCGGCGCGCGCCCGGGACCAGAATTACCGTGCGCTCTGCGACGTGGGCACCGCCATCAGCTGTTCGCGCGTCTTCTCCTCCAG GTGGGGGAAGGGCTTTGGGCTGGTGGAGCACGTACTGGGTCCCGACAGTGTCCTCAATCAGTCCAACAGCTTATTCGGTTGCATCTTCTATACGCTCCAGCTGCTGTTAG GCTGCGTCCATGGCCGCTGGGCCTCCCGCCTGCTGGTGCTGAGCTCCCTGGTGTCTCTGGCTGGTTCTCTCTACCTGGCCTGGATCCTCTTCTTCGTCCTCTATGATTTCTGCATTGTTTGCATCACCTCCTACGCCATCAATGTGGGCCTGACGGTGCTCAGCTTCCGCGGGGCCCAGAGAGCCCCGGGCAAGGTCAAGGGACAGTGA
- the VKORC1 gene encoding vitamin K epoxide reductase complex subunit 1 isoform X2 encodes MGATWRHPGWARLALCLAGLVVSVYALHVKAARARDQNYRALCDVGTAISCSRVFSSRLRPWPLGLPPAGAELPGVSGWFSLPGLDPLLRPL; translated from the exons ATGGGCGCTACCTGGCGGCACCCTGGCTGGGCGCGGCTCGCGCTCTGCCTCGCGGGCCTCGTGGTGTCCGTCTACGCGCTGCACGTGAAGGCGGCGCGCGCCCGGGACCAGAATTACCGTGCGCTCTGCGACGTGGGCACCGCCATCAGCTGTTCGCGCGTCTTCTCCTCCAG GCTGCGTCCATGGCCGCTGGGCCTCCCGCCTGCTGGTGCTGAGCTCCCTGGTGTCTCTGGCTGGTTCTCTCTACCTGGCCTGGATCCTCTTCTTCGTCCTCTATGA